In Desulfuromonas sp., one DNA window encodes the following:
- the mtnP gene encoding S-methyl-5'-thioadenosine phosphorylase, which produces MSKPAIGVIGGSGLYEIEGFSEVEEVRLETPFGEPSDAFITGTLEGARLVFLPRHGRGHRLLPSEVPYRANIHGMKQLGVERIISVSAVGSMKEEIVPGHIVIPDQFFDRTQGRRASTFFGEGAVGHVQFADPVCADLAQVLVDSSREVGATVHQGGTYICIEGPNFSTRAESNIYRSWGVDVIGMTNIPEARLAREAEICYATVALATDYDCWHQEHDDVSVEAVLAIIQKNVATARGIIKAAVRRIGAERPCGCGEALQYALMTHKDLIPAATWQKLDLLMGKYLK; this is translated from the coding sequence ATGTCCAAACCGGCCATCGGCGTTATCGGAGGCAGCGGCCTGTACGAAATCGAGGGATTTTCCGAGGTCGAGGAGGTGCGCCTGGAGACACCTTTCGGCGAACCCTCCGACGCCTTCATCACCGGCACCCTCGAAGGGGCCCGGCTGGTCTTTCTGCCCCGGCACGGCCGCGGCCATCGCCTCCTGCCTTCGGAGGTTCCCTACCGGGCCAACATCCACGGCATGAAGCAACTCGGAGTGGAACGGATCATCTCGGTCTCCGCGGTCGGCAGCATGAAGGAGGAGATCGTCCCCGGCCACATCGTCATCCCCGACCAGTTCTTCGACCGAACCCAGGGCAGGCGGGCCTCCACGTTCTTCGGAGAAGGGGCGGTGGGGCACGTGCAGTTCGCCGACCCGGTCTGCGCCGACCTGGCCCAGGTGCTGGTCGATTCGTCCCGGGAGGTGGGAGCCACGGTGCACCAGGGGGGGACCTACATCTGCATCGAGGGGCCCAACTTCTCGACCCGCGCCGAGTCGAACATCTACCGGAGCTGGGGCGTTGACGTGATCGGCATGACCAACATCCCCGAGGCGCGCCTGGCCCGTGAGGCGGAGATCTGTTATGCCACCGTGGCCCTTGCTACCGACTACGACTGCTGGCACCAGGAGCACGACGACGTTTCTGTGGAGGCGGTCCTGGCCATTATCCAGAAGAATGTCGCCACCGCCCGGGGCATCATCAAGGCGGCGGTGAGGCGCATCGGCGCGGAGCGGCCCTGCGGCTGCGGGGAGGCCCTTCAGTACGCCCTCATGACCCACAAGGACCTCATCCCCGCCGCCACCTGGCAGAAGCTGGACCTGCTCATGGGCAAGTACCTGAAGTGA
- the rlmN gene encoding 23S rRNA (adenine(2503)-C(2))-methyltransferase RlmN: MPQNQRVDLKNLTLEELTGFLSGLGKEKFRARQLMRWIYRRGVTSFAEMTDLSKALREELAERATASDWTPERVEKSRDGTRKYLFRLADGQTVETVRIPMEGERATLCVSTQVGCAMACTFCLTGTFGLVRNLDPAEIGNQVCAAVKDGPVNNIVLMGMGEPLHNLENVVKALEILYCTEGFDYGPRRVTLSTSGLVPEMLELGRRVRVNLAVSLNATTDAVRDQLMPVNRRYPLRELMNACRKYPLPPSQRITFEYILIRGVNDSLEDARRLVKLLHGVKAKVNLIPFNEHDGSAFRAPGAEAVEAFQRTLLDRGMVAIRRASKGQDISAACGQLKGKLEGAQGLLPAPEQKT; the protein is encoded by the coding sequence ATGCCCCAAAATCAGCGGGTGGACCTCAAGAACCTGACCCTTGAGGAGCTGACCGGCTTCCTCTCGGGGCTGGGCAAGGAGAAGTTTCGGGCCCGCCAGCTGATGCGCTGGATCTACCGGAGGGGAGTGACCTCCTTCGCCGAGATGACCGACCTCTCCAAGGCCTTGCGGGAAGAGTTGGCCGAACGGGCGACCGCCTCCGACTGGACCCCGGAGCGCGTCGAAAAAAGCCGCGACGGCACACGCAAGTACCTCTTCCGGCTTGCTGACGGGCAGACCGTGGAAACGGTGCGCATCCCGATGGAGGGGGAACGGGCCACTCTGTGCGTCTCCACCCAGGTCGGCTGCGCAATGGCCTGCACCTTCTGCCTCACGGGGACATTCGGACTGGTGCGCAATCTGGACCCTGCCGAGATCGGCAACCAGGTCTGCGCCGCGGTCAAAGACGGTCCGGTCAACAACATCGTCCTCATGGGGATGGGCGAGCCCCTTCACAACCTCGAGAATGTCGTCAAGGCCCTTGAGATCCTTTACTGCACCGAGGGTTTCGACTACGGACCGCGCAGGGTCACCCTTTCTACGTCGGGACTGGTCCCGGAGATGCTGGAACTCGGGCGGCGCGTCCGGGTCAACCTGGCCGTCTCCCTCAACGCCACCACCGACGCAGTGCGGGACCAGCTGATGCCGGTCAACCGTCGCTATCCGCTGCGGGAACTGATGAATGCCTGCCGGAAGTATCCCCTGCCGCCGAGCCAGCGCATCACCTTTGAGTACATCCTGATCCGCGGGGTCAACGATTCTCTCGAAGATGCCAGGCGCCTGGTAAAGTTGCTCCACGGCGTGAAGGCCAAGGTCAACCTGATCCCCTTCAACGAGCATGACGGCTCGGCTTTCCGGGCTCCCGGCGCCGAAGCCGTCGAAGCCTTCCAGAGAACCCTGCTCGACCGGGGGATGGTCGCCATCCGGCGGGCCAGCAAGGGACAGGACATCTCCGCAGCCTGCGGTCAGCTCAAGGGCAAGCTGGAAGGAGCCCAGGGCCTGCTGCCTGCCCCGGAACAAAAAACGTAA
- the ndk gene encoding nucleoside-diphosphate kinase codes for MERTFAIIKPDAFAAGYAGKILSRIYAEGFKVVGLKKLYMSKVEAEGFYYVHNERPFFGELTDFMSSAPCLVMVLEAEGAIKKWRDLMGATNPAEAAEGTLRKEFGSSIGENATHGSDAPETAAFEIPYFFSGLELL; via the coding sequence ATGGAAAGAACTTTTGCCATTATCAAGCCCGATGCCTTCGCCGCCGGCTACGCCGGTAAGATTCTGTCCCGTATTTACGCGGAAGGCTTCAAGGTCGTCGGCCTGAAGAAACTCTACATGAGCAAGGTCGAAGCCGAGGGCTTCTACTACGTTCATAACGAGCGTCCCTTCTTCGGCGAGCTCACCGACTTCATGAGCAGCGCCCCCTGCCTCGTCATGGTGCTCGAGGCCGAGGGCGCGATCAAGAAATGGCGCGACCTGATGGGGGCCACAAACCCCGCTGAGGCCGCCGAGGGGACCCTGCGCAAGGAGTTCGGGAGTTCCATCGGCGAGAACGCCACCCACGGCTCCGATGCCCCGGAGACCGCCGCCTTCGAGATCCCTTACTTCTTTTCCGGCCTCGAGCTTCTGTAG
- a CDS encoding thioredoxin domain-containing protein produces MRNLFLACLTLSFALAAPALAKVETEVVSSLEIEATPLAVASAADGKRLFVLADSAEILVFDSGGNLTDRIAVDKGTDGLQIMGRGDQLLLKNSGKKMVSVLDVAFIQEINIAGAPIKGPANAPVTIVVFDDFQCPYCSRLAPMLKEVLAAYPKEVKLAYKHYPLRNHRYARPAAAASLAANEQGMFWEYHDLLFANYNQLNELKFLEFARQLGLNIKRFEEDMKSPAYQNVINTDTRDGIAAGVRGTPAVFINGRPLKDRSIGGFKKIIDNELEKAGK; encoded by the coding sequence GTGAGAAATTTGTTCCTGGCATGCCTGACCCTGTCCTTCGCACTGGCCGCCCCCGCCCTGGCCAAAGTGGAAACGGAGGTGGTATCCTCCCTGGAGATCGAGGCTACGCCCCTCGCCGTCGCATCCGCCGCCGACGGGAAGCGCCTCTTCGTCCTTGCCGATTCGGCCGAGATCCTGGTTTTCGACAGTGGCGGCAATCTCACCGACCGGATAGCCGTCGACAAAGGTACCGATGGCCTCCAGATCATGGGACGCGGGGACCAACTGCTCCTTAAAAACTCCGGGAAGAAGATGGTCTCGGTTCTCGATGTCGCTTTCATCCAGGAGATCAATATCGCCGGGGCCCCCATCAAGGGTCCCGCGAATGCCCCGGTGACGATCGTCGTATTCGACGACTTCCAGTGCCCCTATTGTTCCCGGCTGGCCCCGATGCTCAAGGAGGTCTTGGCGGCCTACCCCAAGGAGGTCAAGCTTGCCTACAAGCACTATCCCCTGCGCAACCACCGCTATGCCCGTCCCGCGGCCGCGGCCTCCCTGGCGGCCAATGAGCAGGGGATGTTCTGGGAGTATCACGACCTGCTTTTTGCCAACTACAACCAGCTAAACGAGCTGAAGTTCCTTGAATTTGCTCGGCAGTTGGGCCTGAACATCAAGCGTTTCGAGGAAGACATGAAGAGCCCCGCGTATCAGAACGTCATCAACACGGACACTCGGGACGGCATCGCCGCCGGGGTGCGAGGGACGCCTGCGGTGTTTATCAACGGCCGTCCCCTCAAGGACCGCAGCATCGGGGGCTTTAAGAAAATTATCGACAACGAGCTGGAAAAGGCCGGGAAGTAG
- a CDS encoding GSU3473 family protein, with the protein MMIRIMYHNGKHDLVKTSALERLISSNQVKQFQRSSGWVTPSRDPVRRTRNSQYRGMERREAKSA; encoded by the coding sequence ATGATGATCAGGATCATGTATCACAACGGAAAGCATGATCTGGTGAAGACCTCGGCGCTAGAACGCCTTATCAGTTCCAACCAGGTCAAACAGTTTCAGCGCTCCAGCGGATGGGTCACCCCTAGCAGGGACCCTGTCCGGAGAACGAGAAACAGTCAATACCGGGGAATGGAGAGGCGGGAGGCGAAGAGCGCCTGA